In Calditerrivibrio sp., the following proteins share a genomic window:
- the purD gene encoding phosphoribosylamine--glycine ligase yields the protein MKVLVVGSGGREHAIAWKLAESPKVTKVFCAPGNGGTANENKCENVDIKVTDFEKLAAFVMDNDIYFTVVGPEEPLAKGLSDFFEDKGLKVFGPKKDGALLEASKAFAKEVMVSAGIPTAFYKECNNYGSAVEYLKEKGVPIVIKADGLAAGKGVTVAFDMKDAENALKEIFLDKIFGEAGNKVVIEEYLKGEEASFIAITDGETILPFASSQDHKTVYDDDKGPNTGGMGAYSPAPIVDADVHRKVMNEVMYPLLEEIKKRGILYKGFIYAGLMIDNGKPKVLEFNCRLGDPETQPLLYRMKSDFFELIDVAIAGDLKGYDLQWYDEFSVGVVMVSGGYPKEYKKGYEIKGLEDVVNDVKVFHAGTKFCDGKYFTDGGRVLCITAKSDSLKGAIEKVYKEVDKISFKDCHYRKDIGMKGLKRIQ from the coding sequence ATGAAAGTTTTGGTTGTTGGTTCTGGTGGTAGGGAGCATGCAATAGCTTGGAAATTAGCTGAAAGTCCGAAAGTAACAAAGGTTTTTTGCGCACCTGGCAATGGTGGTACTGCTAATGAAAATAAATGTGAAAATGTAGATATCAAAGTTACTGATTTTGAAAAGTTAGCCGCTTTTGTAATGGATAATGATATATATTTTACTGTAGTTGGGCCTGAGGAACCATTGGCAAAAGGGTTATCAGATTTTTTTGAAGATAAAGGTCTAAAAGTATTTGGGCCAAAAAAGGATGGTGCTTTGCTTGAGGCTAGTAAAGCTTTTGCAAAGGAAGTGATGGTTTCTGCGGGTATTCCAACAGCTTTTTATAAGGAATGTAATAATTATGGTAGCGCTGTGGAGTATTTGAAAGAAAAAGGTGTACCAATAGTAATAAAAGCTGATGGTCTTGCAGCAGGTAAGGGTGTAACTGTGGCTTTTGATATGAAGGACGCTGAAAATGCTCTAAAAGAGATCTTTTTGGATAAAATTTTTGGTGAGGCAGGTAATAAAGTTGTCATAGAGGAGTATCTAAAAGGTGAAGAAGCTTCTTTTATAGCTATTACCGATGGTGAGACGATTTTGCCTTTTGCTTCAAGTCAAGATCATAAAACAGTGTATGATGATGATAAAGGACCAAATACCGGTGGTATGGGAGCATATTCCCCTGCTCCTATAGTGGATGCTGACGTGCATAGAAAGGTGATGAATGAGGTTATGTATCCCCTTTTAGAGGAGATAAAAAAAAGGGGGATTTTGTATAAAGGGTTTATTTATGCAGGTTTGATGATTGATAACGGTAAGCCTAAGGTGTTGGAGTTTAACTGTAGATTGGGTGATCCTGAGACTCAGCCGTTGTTATATAGGATGAAGAGTGACTTTTTTGAGTTGATAGATGTAGCTATAGCAGGAGATTTGAAAGGGTATGATTTGCAATGGTATGATGAATTTTCAGTTGGTGTTGTAATGGTTTCTGGAGGATACCCGAAGGAATATAAAAAAGGGTATGAGATAAAAGGTCTTGAGGATGTTGTAAATGATGTAAAAGTATTCCACGCTGGAACAAAGTTTTGTGATGGGAAGTATTTTACTGATGGTGGGAGGGTATTGTGCATCACTGCTAAGTCTGATTCTCTTAAAGGTGCCATCGAAAAGGTATATAAAGAGGTAGATAAGATAAGTTTCAAGGACTGTCATTATCGAAAGGATATTGGTATGAAAGGATTGAAGAGGATTCAGTGA